In Eubalaena glacialis isolate mEubGla1 chromosome 3, mEubGla1.1.hap2.+ XY, whole genome shotgun sequence, the following are encoded in one genomic region:
- the USP21 gene encoding ubiquitin carboxyl-terminal hydrolase 21 isoform X1: protein MPQASEHRLGRTREPPLNVQHRVGSKLPFAPRARSKERRNPAPGPNPMLRPLPPRPAPPEERLKKLELGRGRTSGPRPRGPLRADHGVPLPGSPPPSVALPLPSRTNLARSKSVSSGDLRPMGIALGGHRGTGELGAALSRLALRPEPPTLRRSTSLRRLGGFPGPPTLLSIRTEPPTSHGSFHVISARPSEPFYSNDKMAHHTLLLGSGHVGLRNLGNTCFLNAVLQCLSSTRPLRDFCLRRDFRQEVPGGGRAQELTEAFADVIGALWHPDSCEAVNPTRFRAVFQKYVPSFSGYSQQDAQEFLKLLMERLHLEINRRGRRAPPVLANSPAPSQPRRGGALLEEPELSDDDRANLMWKRYLEREDSKIVDLFVGQLKSCLKCQACGYRSTTFEVFCDLSLPIPKKGFAGGKVSLRDCFSLFTKEEELESENAPVCDQCRQKTRSTKKLTVQRFPRILVLHLNRFSASRGSIKKSSVGVDFPLQRLSLGDFASDKAGSPVYQLYALCNHSGSVHYGHYTALCRCQTGWHVYNDSRVSPVSENQVASSEGYVLFYQLMQEPPRCL, encoded by the exons ATGCCCCAGGCTTCTGAGCACCGCCTGGGACGGACCCGAGAGCCACCTCTTAATGTCCAGCACCGAGTGGGATCCAAGCTACCATTTGCTCCCAGGGCCCGGAGCAAGGAGCGCCGAAACCCAGCCCCTGGGCCGAACCCTATGTTACGACCTCTGCCTCCTAGGCCAGCTCCCCCTGAGGAACGGCTCAAGAAACTGGAGCTGGGACGGGGACGGACCTCAGGCCCTCGTCCCAGAGGCCCGCTTCGGGCAGACCATGGAGTTCCCCTGCCTGGCTCACCACCCCCAAGTGTGGCTCTGCCTCTCCCATCAAGGACCAACCTAGCCCGTTCCAAGTCTGTGAGCAGTGGGGACTTGCGTCCAATGGGGATTGCCTTGGGAGGGCACCGCGGCACTGGAGAGCTAGGGGCTGCACTGAGCCGCTTGGCTCTCCGGCCTGAGCCACCCACTTTGAGACGTAGCACCTCTCTCCGCCGCCTTGGGGGCTTTCCTGGGCCACCCACCTTGCTCAGCATACGGACAGAGCCCCCTACTTCCCATGGCTCCTTCCACGTGATATCTGCCCGGCCCTCTGAACCTTTCTACTCCAATGACAAGATG GCTCATCACACACTGCTTCTGGGCTCTGGTCATGTTGGCCTCCGAAACCTGGGGAACACG TGCTTCCTGAATGCTGTGCTACAGTGTTTGAGCAGCACTCGGCCTCTTCGGGACTTCTGTCTGCGAAGGGACTTCCGGCAAGAGGTGCCCGGAGGGGGCCGAGCCCAAGAGCTCACTGAAG cctttgcagatgtgattggtGCCCTGTGGCACCCTGACTCCTGTGAAGCTGTGAATCCTACTCGATTCCGAGCTGTCTTCCAGAAATACGTTCCCTCCTTCTCTGGATACAG CCAGCAGGATGCCCAAGAGTTTCTGAAGCTCCTCATGGAGCGGCTACACCTCGAAATCAACCGACGAGGCCGCCGGGCTCCGCCAGTCCTGGCCAATAGTCCAGCTCCCTCCCAACCCCGCCGTGGAGGGGCTCTGCTAGAAGAACCTGAGTTAAG CGATGACGACCGAGCCAACCTAATGTGGAAGCGTTACCTGGAGCGAGAGGACAGCAAGATTGTGG ACCTGTTTGTGGGCCAGTTGAAAAGTTGTCTCAAGTGCCAGGCCTGTGGGTATCGCTCCACGACCTTCGAGGTTTTTTGTGACCTGTCCCTGCCCATCCCCAAG AAAGGATTTGCCGGGGGCAAGGTGTCTCTGCGGGATTGTTTCAGCCTTTTCACCAAGGAAGAAGAGCTAGAATCGGAGAATGCCCCA GTGTGTGACCAATGTCGGCAGAAAACACGAAGTACCAAAAAGTTGACAGTACAAAGATTCCCCCGAATCCTCGTGCTCC ATCTTAATCGATTTTCTGCCTCCCGAGGCTCCATCAAGAAAAGTTCAGTAGGTGTAGACTTCCCGCTGCAGCGACTGAGCCTAGGGGACTTTGCCAGTGACAAAGCCG GAAGCCCCGTATATCAGCTGTATGCCCTTTGCAACCACTCGGGCAGTGTCCACTATGGCCACTACACAGCCCTGTGCCGGTGCCAGACTGGTTGGCATGTCTACAATGACTCTCG TGTCTCCCCTGTCAGTGAAAACCAGGTGGCATCCAGTGAGGGCTACGTGCTGTTCTACCAACTGATGCAGGAGCCACCCCGGTGCCTGTGA
- the UFC1 gene encoding ubiquitin-fold modifier-conjugating enzyme 1, whose amino-acid sequence MADEATRRVVSEIPVLKTNAGPRDRELWVQRLKEEYQSLIRYVENNKNADNDWFRLESNKEGTRWFGKCWYIHDLLKYEFDIEFDIPITYPTTAPEIAVPELDGKTAKMYRGGKVCLTDHFKPLWARNVPKFGLAHLMALGLGPWLAVEIPDLIQKGVIQHKEKCSQ is encoded by the exons ATGGCGGATGAGGCCACCCGGCGTGTCGTGTCTGAGATCCCGGTGCTGAAGACCAATGCCGGACCTCGAGATCGGGAGTTGTGGGTGCAGAGACTCAAGGAGGAATATCAGTCTCTTATCCGG TACGTGGAGAACAACAAGAATGCAGACAATGATTGGTTCCGACTGGAGTCCAACAAGGAAGGGACTCG GTGGTTTGGAAAATGCTGGTACATCCATGACCTCCTCAAATATGAGTTTGACATCGAGTTTGAC ATTCCTATCACATATCCCACTACTGCTCCAGAAATTGCAGTCCCTGAACTGGATGGAAAAACAGCAAAGATGTACAG GGGTGGCAAAGTATGCCTGACTGATCACTTTAAGCCTTTGTGGGCCAGGAATGTGCCTAAGTTTGGACTAGCTCATCTCATGGCTCTGGGG CTGGGTCCATGGCTGGCAGTGGAAATCCCCGATCTGATTCAGAAGGGAGTGATTCAGCATAAAGAGAAATGCAGCCAATGA
- the USP21 gene encoding ubiquitin carboxyl-terminal hydrolase 21 isoform X2 — protein MPQASEHRLGRTREPPLNVQHRVGSKLPFAPRARSKERRNPAPGPNPMLRPLPPRPAPPEERLKKLELGRGRTSGPRPRGPLRADHGVPLPGSPPPSVALPLPSRTNLARSKSVSSGDLRPMGIALGGHRGTGELGAALSRLALRPEPPTLRRSTSLRRLGGFPGPPTLLSIRTEPPTSHGSFHVISARPSEPFYSNDKMAHHTLLLGSGHVGLRNLGNTCFLNAVLQCLSSTRPLRDFCLRRDFRQEVPGGGRAQELTEAFADVIGALWHPDSCEAVNPTRFRAVFQKYVPSFSGYSQQDAQEFLKLLMERLHLEINRRGRRAPPVLANSPAPSQPRRGGALLEEPELSDDDRANLMWKRYLEREDSKIVDLFVGQLKSCLKCQACGYRSTTFEVFCDLSLPIPKKGFAGGKVSLRDCFSLFTKEEELESENAPVCDQCRQKTRSTKKLTVQRFPRILVLHLNRFSASRGSIKKSSVGVDFPLQRLSLGDFASDKADFGHL, from the exons ATGCCCCAGGCTTCTGAGCACCGCCTGGGACGGACCCGAGAGCCACCTCTTAATGTCCAGCACCGAGTGGGATCCAAGCTACCATTTGCTCCCAGGGCCCGGAGCAAGGAGCGCCGAAACCCAGCCCCTGGGCCGAACCCTATGTTACGACCTCTGCCTCCTAGGCCAGCTCCCCCTGAGGAACGGCTCAAGAAACTGGAGCTGGGACGGGGACGGACCTCAGGCCCTCGTCCCAGAGGCCCGCTTCGGGCAGACCATGGAGTTCCCCTGCCTGGCTCACCACCCCCAAGTGTGGCTCTGCCTCTCCCATCAAGGACCAACCTAGCCCGTTCCAAGTCTGTGAGCAGTGGGGACTTGCGTCCAATGGGGATTGCCTTGGGAGGGCACCGCGGCACTGGAGAGCTAGGGGCTGCACTGAGCCGCTTGGCTCTCCGGCCTGAGCCACCCACTTTGAGACGTAGCACCTCTCTCCGCCGCCTTGGGGGCTTTCCTGGGCCACCCACCTTGCTCAGCATACGGACAGAGCCCCCTACTTCCCATGGCTCCTTCCACGTGATATCTGCCCGGCCCTCTGAACCTTTCTACTCCAATGACAAGATG GCTCATCACACACTGCTTCTGGGCTCTGGTCATGTTGGCCTCCGAAACCTGGGGAACACG TGCTTCCTGAATGCTGTGCTACAGTGTTTGAGCAGCACTCGGCCTCTTCGGGACTTCTGTCTGCGAAGGGACTTCCGGCAAGAGGTGCCCGGAGGGGGCCGAGCCCAAGAGCTCACTGAAG cctttgcagatgtgattggtGCCCTGTGGCACCCTGACTCCTGTGAAGCTGTGAATCCTACTCGATTCCGAGCTGTCTTCCAGAAATACGTTCCCTCCTTCTCTGGATACAG CCAGCAGGATGCCCAAGAGTTTCTGAAGCTCCTCATGGAGCGGCTACACCTCGAAATCAACCGACGAGGCCGCCGGGCTCCGCCAGTCCTGGCCAATAGTCCAGCTCCCTCCCAACCCCGCCGTGGAGGGGCTCTGCTAGAAGAACCTGAGTTAAG CGATGACGACCGAGCCAACCTAATGTGGAAGCGTTACCTGGAGCGAGAGGACAGCAAGATTGTGG ACCTGTTTGTGGGCCAGTTGAAAAGTTGTCTCAAGTGCCAGGCCTGTGGGTATCGCTCCACGACCTTCGAGGTTTTTTGTGACCTGTCCCTGCCCATCCCCAAG AAAGGATTTGCCGGGGGCAAGGTGTCTCTGCGGGATTGTTTCAGCCTTTTCACCAAGGAAGAAGAGCTAGAATCGGAGAATGCCCCA GTGTGTGACCAATGTCGGCAGAAAACACGAAGTACCAAAAAGTTGACAGTACAAAGATTCCCCCGAATCCTCGTGCTCC ATCTTAATCGATTTTCTGCCTCCCGAGGCTCCATCAAGAAAAGTTCAGTAGGTGTAGACTTCCCGCTGCAGCGACTGAGCCTAGGGGACTTTGCCAGTGACAAAGCCG ATTTTGGTCATCTCTAA